The sequence below is a genomic window from Gammaproteobacteria bacterium.
GCTGCCGGTTCTTTCAGTGGTGCCGGTGCCAGCAAGCTTTCAAACAATACAACTGACCAAATTGCCAAAGCTGAAGCCAATGTCACCCAAAATAATGATCAAGCACAAAACGCACAAGTGGCCAGCCAAATCATTTCTGCAGGTTCAGAAGATAAAGCCTATCAAAGCGCTTTTGATCTATTAGTCAACAAAAAAACCGCTGCCGCCACCACCGCGTTCCAAGAATTCCTCAAAGCCTATCCCAATGGCAGCTACGCCCCCAATGCCCATTACTGGTTAGGGGAATTGTATAGCCAGCAAAACAAAAACCCATTGGCAGCAAAAGAATTCACCGCAGTTATCCAGAGATATCCGCAGCATGCCAAAGTACCCGATGCTATGTTAAAGCTCGCCATCATCCATGATGAAGCAGGATTACACACACAAGCCCAGCAAGAACTACAAAAATTGATTCAAAAATTCCCTGAATCAACCGCAGCCAGGCTAGCAGGCATGCGACTACAGCAAATGAA
It includes:
- the ybgF gene encoding tol-pal system protein YbgF; translated protein: MKYLDKLIKALVFSCAVNAVTLAYGQNVPVIDLNDDQSQGTPAVSAPMNQPSPRDSLSVKDRLRLLEQQMDNLVQMNLPAKIDNLQQQLQQLNGQLEVQAHDVQALSDQQKSFYQDINQRLGNPKSAKTNTTNPGATATTPADTSAAAGSFSGAGASKLSNNTTDQIAKAEANVTQNNDQAQNAQVASQIISAGSEDKAYQSAFDLLVNKKTAAATTAFQEFLKAYPNGSYAPNAHYWLGELYSQQNKNPLAAKEFTAVIQRYPQHAKVPDAMLKLAIIHDEAGLHTQAQQELQKLIQKFPESTAARLAGMRLQQMKSTGGIQAQASQ